CGCTCCGCCGGCGGCCAAGCCCAAGGCCAAGCTCTCCGGCGGCCGCAAGGAGCTCGTCTCCACGGATGACGACGAGCCGGTCAAGCCGCCCAAGGCCACCGCGGCTGCCGGCATCAAGAAGAAGGTCCCCTCTGGCGCCAAGAACCAGACCAAGGTTCTGAAAGGCAAGAAACAGGAGGAGTCCACCACGACGCCGACCAAGGTCAGCACCAAGAAGGCGACCGCTAAAGCGGATTCTACCacgaccaagaagccggccactAAAGCTGCCGGCGATGCGGGCAAGCCCAAGGTCCCGAAGCTGGACAAGGCGGCGGCCACCGCCAAGCCCAAGACCACCGATTCCGCCAAGTCCACCAAGGCGGGCGCTGCCAAGCCGGTGAAATCTGAGGGAGGCGCCCCCAAGGCCAAGAAGCCGTCCAATTCGACCGCGGATTCGGCCAAGTCGAGCAAGAAAGCGCAGGTTGTCGCCGACGAGAAGGTGGATTCGACCAAGTCGACCAAGAAAGCGAAGGCCGTCGTCGCCGACGGGAAGGTGAAGGCGAATTCGACCGTGAGCGGCAACGAGGCGGCGGgggtggaggaggacgtggtgttCGCGGAGGAGGCGGAGGGGACGGAGGACCTCATGTCCGAGTTCCGGGGCCTCCCGGCGCGGCTGCATCAGACGCTCATGCCGGACCTGGCGCGGCTGTCGTACACGTCCAAGGCCTACCTGTCGGCCGCCAACGCGGGGATCGCCGGCGGCGTGCGGCCGGTCCTGGGGGGCcgttggggggcggcggcggcctccgcGGCGTCGGTGGCCCTGCTGCTGCTGCCCCTCTTCATGCTCACCGCGCTGGTGCGGCGCATGGGCCCGTACCTGCCGCTCCTCCACcgcgcgctgctgctctcgcagGCCTACCTCGCCATCTACTTCGCCACGCtcgcgctcgccgccgccgccacggggCTGGAGCCGCTCCGCTTCTTCCACGCCGCCTCGCCCGCGGCCTACGCCTGGACGCAGGCCGCGCAGTCGCTCGGCTTCATGGGCTACCTCGTGCTCCAGATGGTGGACCTCGTCGCCGTCTTCTCCGGGGCCGCCTccccggaggaggaggagggcggcgcggACGCCACCAAGGCGCTCGGCCTGGCGCAGATGGTGGTGGGGCTGGCCGTCGGCCTCCACTACTACGCCGCCGTGttccaccgcgccgccgccggcgaggccCCGCGCGCGAACTGGCGCGTGTACGCCGTGTATGCCGCGTGCTTCGTCATCATCTGCGCGTGCGCGCGAGCGGAGAAGCGGAAGAAGGCCTACCTCGCCGGAGCCGAGGAGTGGAAGAAGAGCTGAGGGATGAAAGCTTTTTTTAGGGGCTTATGTGCAAACATTAAAATATAGTGAAAGCCGAAGGGCTTGGGTATAAGATGGGAGGAGGGGGGGAATTGGAAGATCAAGGAGAACAAGAGGAGAAAGGAAAACTATTCTTTTTCTAATTTTCACTTTCTCATTTTGAATTGGTTTGAGTACAGAGTGGGTGTAATAACACTATGGTGCAAATTAAGCACTAAATTAGTCAAACTATTTAGAGCAATGATTTTTGACATTTGGCTCCAGGAAAAAAAATTGTGAAAAAATTATTACTTTACAAgtttcaaaaaaactaaaaaatgcACAAATATATGTAAGTATTGCTACATATTCGTCAAATTTCACGATGAAATACATTTTGGGTGTAATctacataaataaataaataaataaatgtaCAACTCACATGGAACATATTTCATCAGAAAACTTTACAAACATGCAGTATACATGAAAGTGTCCTTCTAATCCCAAAATCAAATGCACCCTTATAAACATTAACTAAAAATAAGTACACAAATTAgaaaaatctgattttttttaTAACAAACAATGGTCAGATTCTGCTTGTGCAGTTTTTTGTGATgaaaaaatcacatttgtgtagGTTTGGACAAAAATAACAAAATGAGCTCTCCAAAATGCTTTAAAAAATAGTCATTTTGAAGCATCGTTTTGCCCAAGAGCATTAGGCATGTTCTTTCTTTACGGGAATTTGCAAGTATGTATTGTAGAACACTTAACAATGTTTATTGCTATTTCTAAAATTTATTTACTATTTTGATGGTTTTACTATTCATAAAAGTGCATTTGAGCTTGGGAGCATAAATTTCATGTCCCAATATACATCCTTAATTTTTTTGCGACTAATATAAATCCATATTTACATGTTATTTTCTTTTAGTTATTCTAAACTTCAAAGTCTAATTTCTGAAATTCAAGCTCCATAGACTCGGGAGCCTGAAGCAATTCTGGACTTAGCTACTAACACAAAAGAATACGGAGGACGGAGGTCAAAGTAATTCGGTAATGTTGAAAAACTAAAGAATGTTCGGCACACTTTGCTGCACCATTGGTGTTGTTAGATTCCTTAAAAAAATACTCACCCTGTTTCAAATATTATGTGTATTACTTTTTTGTAAAGTCAAACCTTTTAAGTTCGATCAAATTGATAAAGGAATATATGAAAATTTATCAAATCATTGTGATTAGATTCATCGTCAAATTAATTTTACATTTTTtgtttaatactccctccgtccgaaaataagtgactcgactttgtactagctttagtacaaagttagtacaaagtcgagtcacttattttgggacggagggagtattatggaTGTCGATATTTTTTGCTCTGAACTTGGTCAAATTTAAAGAAATTTGAGTTTCCAAAAAATAGTACCCTTATATTTTGAAACTGATGGAATATTTAGTTTGATGGGTGGGGTAGATGATGGAGTGTGTTTTTTTATTTATAAAATGCGGTGATTTGAATGGCTTTTCATGGTTCTGTGTTATCCGCTAACCAAAGTATATTTATGTGTAAAAATTTCTACGTCGGTGGCCGCACGTACTATATTGGTGTTATAATATGACATGACGGTGCTTTATTTTCTAGGTGGTGGAAGGGTGCGTGAGATTGATGTGTTTTAGGCCGGTTGTTGCTAATTGATTTGAAAAACCGTTGACCCGGTCAAAATCTTAAACCATATCCAAAATTGAATATCTCAATTGAATGAAAAAACTTCAAAATTAGGAAACCTAATGAACTACAGGAATTGAATGGGAGAGCTCCTTGAGAAATTATTGATCCGGTCAAAATCGAGTGACCTAATTTTAAATTGAAGACCTTAATTAATTACGAGGCTGTAAAAATTAAGAAGCATAGTGTATAGTGCAAAAGAATTGAACGAGAGAGTTTTGAGAAATTATTGACGTAGTTAAAATCGGGTGCCCAATTCCAATTGAAGACCTCAATTGAATGTGGACTCTATTAAATTAGGAAGCATAGTGTTACAGACTGTCAACCTCATGACAATGTAACTTGTCATAAAACATTGGATTTCACATGCTCAAAACTATGACGTTTGATTTGTAGTGAAGTCCATGTAATTTGCTTTGGGAGGGAGAGTTCTGCATCGGGTTTTTGAAATTTCCAGCAAGAACAAGGAAGAGGAAGAGAACACGAGTAATCACATCAAAACTGATAGGCACGGTGATAATCCACTTCTGAGCCTAGGCTTATCTGCACCCGCGCTGAAGCAAAAGTCAAAACAAATactaaaaatattaaaaaaaaatcattttttgcatggtagataatttgatgcgtgaggtccgCTTCATTTTTCAAATTATTTGGACATCGGAGCAActctcggcaaaaaagacaaatttgacttctgtattttttttcttttcatcCACTGTTTTGATCCGATTTGTCCTTTTTGCTAAGATACTCAGTTGTCCAAATGATATGAAAATTGAAGTGGACCTCATGCAATAAACTTTCTACCATgaaaaaatatttttattttgaatttttaaCGAATTTTTATGACCAGGTGTAGATGAGCCGGGGCATCGAAACGCTGAGCTCGAGGCACCGCTGCATTTCTGCTGCTACTATACTAGTACTGCAAAATAATTGGTGACCGGTCGACTGGATTGCAGTGAAGTCGCCGCGTGGAGTGTGAACTAAAGTGGTGGCCAGACAATTTTGGAAGGGCATGGACCCGTGATGGACGCAGATCCTAAcggtgtgtttggtagggtgtatgaagggtgcatgagcccaagagttcccttctcgacccacttttgggtgtttggtagagtgtatgaagggtgcatgagtccacactagtttagcacaaatacactaaaagcatacatgaagagagcatgcatgaagagggatgTTGAGTTAAGCATGCATGGGAACAACTAtgcgagaacgcaaccaaacacacccaaaAGTGAGACGAGAAGTCACACTAGTACTGTATGGCCGACATGTGGGCCAAGTTGTTGTCGCGCCCACTTGAGAATCCCAGTCCACCCGTGACAGATGATTGGCCCGGATTATTAAAAAAAAGATGATTGGCCCGGATTGCCTAAAAAAAAGACGATTGGCCGGGAGATATGTCACTTCGCATGCTTGGCTGTCCATGGATGTTTACCTCACTCTGGCTGTACCTCGCCCGAATTCAGTTGGGTGAGCCGCATTTGATGCATTTGCTCTCCTGACCCTCACCCCAGTCACTGTTTCTACCAGCACTGGTGCTCATCCAACGGCAATGCTGCTATAACCATCCAGCTCTAAATGATTGACATGGGTGGGgctggagagagagagagagagagccatgAATGGGTTGGCCCAAGGTCATCTTCCCAGTCCATGTGCATGGGCGGTCCATTGGTTTTGGCTCTCTTTGGAGATTACGCGATCGAGTAGTACTACTCTCAACCCAACTCTGTTGATCGGCCCATCCTAAATCGGCTAGACTGATTCTGGATGCACTTGCTTTTGTTGCACTAAGGGGAAGCTTTGCAGTGGAATGCTCGGTTCCACTTGCACTTGACGTGTCGGCACCTCCACTCAATCTGGGCGAGCGCCGTTAGCTAAGCAACTAGTGGCTGTGTGCTATCGTGATTGAAAATGTAAGAGGAATGGCGTTCCAAATACCCCAGTAAATTAAAGTGATCAGCTCAAGGAAGAAAGGCACGGCAAAGCGTGTTTTAAGTTGATTAAGCTGTCCCTCAATGTCACAGTAATTTGTATGCTTCCAAGTAGGACAAGCCTGTGCAAATTCAcattagaaaagaaaaaaaaaaatcCTTGTTTGCATAACTCGAAAGCCACATAGAACACAAGTGTAGTCTGCAATAGACAAAATTTTCCGCTGCACGAGTGCACTGGAATTCAATCTATTGTGGGTTAGCAGCCAAAAAGGGATCTAGTTGAGCTGGCAGCGGGAATTCCATAGCCATTTAATTGCAAAAATGACAGTGGCCACTCCGATCAGCAACTTATAAGTTTTTCAGACCTTAAGGAGGAACTTAGAAAGTAATTTAACCCTTCAATTCCTAGAGTAACTTATGAGTAATTAAACCCTAAATAAACTTCCCTTCTTTCTTTCTCTTATTGCAAACCGTAAGACGTAAGCGCATTTCTGTGAATGTGATCATGAGCATCATGCAGTATGCCCAGCCCGGCCGTTGATGGTAGACACTGTGGTCATGACTCATGAGCACCAAGCAAGCTCCCCCAACCAGAACTCGCAACAGGAAGAGCATGCTGTGAAAGGCCGGGTTGAATAACATTCAGTTGGGTACAACCAATTGGCCTGGATAACAAAGAACTCTCTGCAACTAAGACTGTTGAGAGCCATAGGTTTCAGACAGCAGGTGCTCTCTTACAAGTTCAATGAGAAATTAACCGGAGCAACTattttcctttttgtttccagTGGTCTTGTGCAGGAGCAGAGAGGGGTTGTCAGAGAACGCTTAGGCTAGTTTTCAGAGTCTAGCAAAGCACAACAAGAAGCTTATTCTTTCAGTTCCGTGTAATCGACAATTCAGTTAACGCTTAGGCTAGCTTTCAGAGTCTAACAAAGCACAACAAGGAGCTTATTGTTTCATCAACTGTATTTCTATTACCTATGTAAATTCTTACAAACGAAAATTATATACATGAAAAGAATCAACAACATACATGATCGATGAGaggaaacagaaaaaaaaaatagCCTATAATATATATTCTGGTACTTCATTTTCTAACAATGGTTACCGGATCACTTGTACAAATCGTCTTCATCCTCATCAGCTGCGGTCGAGGTGTGGACGGCGGCAGCTGCCGCCTGCGGCTGCGCCGGGAAGCGGAATTCGGTGCCGAACCCCCTAGACTGTTGCAGCGTCTGCGCGAAGGCCTGGTACTTCCTGATGTCGGCGTCGCTCACGCTCCGCCTCGCGTACTTCATCGACTTCTCGAAGTGAGCCGCCTTTATTtccgccacctcctcctcttcctgTCCGCCGTCCACCTCCATGGTGTCTTTCCCCAGCCTCTGCCGCTCCATGTCCTTTTCAATGTCCTCCCTGATGGCGTACTTGCACGCCCTCTGGCAGATCTCCGTGATGTCGGCACCGCTGAAGCCAGCGGTGAACCTTGCGAGCGCACCGAGGTCGACGTCCTTGGCCACAGGAGACTTCCTGAGGCAGGCCTTGAAGATCTGGTGCCGCGAGGCCTCGTCCGGCAAGGGGATGTAGATGAGCTGGTCCAGGCGGCCGGGACGGAGCAACGCCGAGTCAATTATGTCCGGCCTATTGGTGGCGCCGATAATGAATACCGTCTTCTTTGCATTCATGCCGTCCATCTCGGTGAGCAGCTGGTTCAGGACCCTGTCCGCCGCGCCACCGGCGTCGCCCACCCTACCGCCCCTCTGGGTTGCGATGGAGTCGAGCTCGTCGAAGAACAGGACGCACGGCGTAGACTGACGCGCCTTGTCGAAGATCTCGCGCACGTTAGCCTCGCTCTCGCCGAACCACATGGTGAGCAGCTCTGGCCCCTTAATGCTGATGAAGTTGGCCTGGCACTCGTTGGCGATCGCCTTCGCCAGCAAGGTCTTGCCGCATCCTGGTGGCCCGTAGAAGAGGACGCCCTTGGACGGCGACATGCCGAACTTCTCGAATTTCTCTGGATGCTCGACCGGGTACTGGACGGTCTCTTGCAACTCCCTCTTGACGCCGTCGAGGCCGCCGATATCGTTCCAGCTGACGTTGGGCACCTCGACGACGGTCTCACGAAGCGCGGATGGGTTCGTGCCGACGAGAGCCGTCTTAAGGTGGTCATTGGTGACAGCCATGGAGTTCAAGATCTCGGCATCAATGGTGTCGTCCTCTAAGTCGATCACGTCCATCTTCTCCCTGATGCACTGCAGCGCCGCCTCGGTGCAGAGCGCGGCCAAGTCGGCGCCGATGTAGCCGTGCGTATCCTTGGCAATCACCTCTAGGTTGACGTCCTCGTCCAGCTTCATGTTTTTGGTGTGGATGCGAAGCACTTCGAGACGGCCGACCTCGTCCGGCACGCCGATGTCGATCTCACGATCAAACCTTCCGAAGCGCCTCAAGGCAGGGTCGATACTGTTGGGACGGTTCGTGGCGCCCATGACGATGACGTGCGCGCGGGCCTTCATGCCGTCCATCAGCGTCAGCAGCTGGGAGACGATGCGCCTCTCGACCTCGCCGTGAGTCTTCTCCCTGTTAGGGGCAATGGAGTCGATCTCGTCGATGAAGATGATGGAGGGCGCGTTCTTCTCGGCCTCCTCGAAGGCCTTCCTCAGGTTGCTCTCGCTCTCTCCAGCCATCTTGGACATTATCTCCGGGCCGTTGATAAGGAAGAAGAAGGCCCCGGTCTCGTTCGCCACCGCACGGGCGATCAACGTCTTGCCGGACCCGGGAGGGCCGTAGAGGAGGATGCCTTTGGGAGGCTTGACGCCAATGCTCTTGAAGATCTGCGGATGCCTGAGTGGCAGCTCGACGAGCTCCCTGATCAGAGTCAGCGGTTTCCCCATGCCACCCACGTCGTCATAGCCGACGCCGTCGAGCCTCTCCTCGTCCTCCCGCTTTACCGGCTCGCCCTCGCAGAATATCTCCGTGTTGGGCGCCACGATGCAGTACTCTGTCGCAGGGTCGATCTCCATGACCTTGAACTCCACGCTCCGCATGCCGCCACGCACGAGGAAGAAGTCGCCCTTGTGGAGCGGGCGGTAGGCGTCCACGAAGTAGGGCTTGAGGTAGACGTCGAAGAGGTTCCCCCCGATGCCCTCGACCGTGTCGTCCAGAGGGAGGATGTGCACGCGTCTGCCATACTTGGCGTCATGGCACATGTGCACGGACACGACGTCGGCGATGCGCACGCGCAGGTTGGAGCGGGCCACCTTGTTGATCTTGAGCTTGTGCCCCTCGCAGGTGTCATCGGGCAGTGCCATGCAGACCGTGTTGTGGCGGCGTTTGCCCTTGAGCAGCACGATGTCGCCTTTGAATATGGAGAGCTTCTCCATGGTGGCCGGGTGGAGGGTGCACATAGAGTTGTCGTCGTTGGTGGCGGCCTCCTCCACCACCAGCCGGTTCGCCGCCTTCttggacgccgccgccgcgctcgccaTTGCGTTTTCAATAACTCTAGTTGGTCGACGAGCAGCGTCTCTCGATCGTGTATTACTCTCGTTGGATGTGGAGCGCTGATTTGCGTTGGTGTTGTGGTGAGGTGGAGACGTGGGGTTCGCTCGCACCCTTTATTGAAGGCAGGGCACGGCCGACTCCGGTTGGAAGGCCCGTACGCTCGCACCTCACACGTTCCGAGTCGAGATCTTAGTTCGCGTCATATTCACAAAAAAGTTGTGTGCAGACCGGCTGCAAACCAAATCCTGTGCTTGCAAGACGGCCACTGAGTCCTACGCCCGCTTGGTCCTGCTTGATCGGATACCGCGTGGCGTTCCCctcgtccgccgccgccacgcccctGGTTGGGGACAGACGCCACGATGATGTTGCCGGAGATTCAACCCGCTCCGACCCTGCCATATCCAGCAAGAAGCAGTGGAAGAAGAAGGCGCAGCGCTAGCGCCAGCGCCTGCAGCAGACGGAGGCCGAGCACTTTCCAGCGAACTAGGGCGATGTCCACGCCCAAGAGGTCCAGTCCAGGTACGTCTTCAGTTTTGCTGCTGTAAGGTCTGATTTTGGTATTAACTACTCAGTTTTTTTTTTGGAATGACTAGGTACAAGTCGACTGTTTTTTCTTTTCGGTCAGTCGACTGACCACAAAATTTAGTCAGTCGATTTGAAGCACATCGGCGCATGCAGCCACACAAGTGGATGGACCGCTCCAGTTCAGCCAAGCCAGCCTTTTTTTTACTACGTTAAATATAGACTGCTCTAGTATAGTGTTTGCATAGCTTTCCCCCTCGAAAAAAATTACAACGGCTAGTGGCTATAGTATATTGATCCACTGACGTTCAATATACAATGACAtttatgtgtgtgtatatatgtaTTGTATGCATGTATAAAAATAAATATACATATTTGCATACAATTCACATAATGAAATAAAAActgaaacaaaacaaaaataacgAAGTTTTCTAGAGAAAAATGAAATATATATATCAAATAATGGCAGAAATTGCATTTTTTTaataatatgcaagaataagtATATAATGGTGAAAGTTTCCTAAGAAGGAATAATATAGTGGAATCGGTCTTATCattaaaaagaaataaaatataaaaaataaatcAAATATTGAAAAAACTTACACACAATTTACACACAAGGGTTTCACAAAAAAATGCACACATTTTACACAGAAATTGCGCTTTTTATAATACAAAAGGATAACCATATAATAGAGGAATGATACTGGAATTACCGTTAAAGAAAGAACATGaaataaaattaaaattaaaatgaAAACAAAATGATGAATTTTTCTAGGGAGGAATaaaaccctttaagaagaaagaa
The sequence above is a segment of the Aegilops tauschii subsp. strangulata cultivar AL8/78 chromosome 6, Aet v6.0, whole genome shotgun sequence genome. Coding sequences within it:
- the LOC109737650 gene encoding uncharacterized protein produces the protein MAARSPPRPVLLLLLLALLCCHIALCSSAPPAAKPKAKLSGGRKELVSTDDDEPVKPPKATAAAGIKKKVPSGAKNQTKVLKGKKQEESTTTPTKVSTKKATAKADSTTTKKPATKAAGDAGKPKVPKLDKAAATAKPKTTDSAKSTKAGAAKPVKSEGGAPKAKKPSNSTADSAKSSKKAQVVADEKVDSTKSTKKAKAVVADGKVKANSTVSGNEAAGVEEDVVFAEEAEGTEDLMSEFRGLPARLHQTLMPDLARLSYTSKAYLSAANAGIAGGVRPVLGGRWGAAAASAASVALLLLPLFMLTALVRRMGPYLPLLHRALLLSQAYLAIYFATLALAAAATGLEPLRFFHAASPAAYAWTQAAQSLGFMGYLVLQMVDLVAVFSGAASPEEEEGGADATKALGLAQMVVGLAVGLHYYAAVFHRAAAGEAPRANWRVYAVYAACFVIICACARAEKRKKAYLAGAEEWKKS